A window of the Vigna angularis cultivar LongXiaoDou No.4 chromosome 3, ASM1680809v1, whole genome shotgun sequence genome harbors these coding sequences:
- the LOC108325089 gene encoding thioredoxin domain-containing protein 9 homolog isoform X2 — protein sequence MEKGKIEEVIEQQVLTVARAVEDKIDDEIAALERLDTDDIEALRERRLQQMKKMAENRSRWISLGHSEYTEIPSEKDFFSVVKASERVVCHFYRENWPCKVMDKHLNLLAKQHIETRFLKINAEKSPFLAEKLKIIVLPTLALIKNAKVDDYVVGFDELGGTDEFSTEELNSSFKRFYDDMNIN from the exons ATGGAGAAGGGTAAGATCGAAGAGGTAATTGAGCAGCAAGTCCTCACGGTGGCGCGCGCCGTCGAGGACAAGATCGACGACGAGATCGCCGCCCTCGAGCGCCTCGACACCGACGACATCGAGGCTCTCCGTGAGCGCCGTCTACAGCAGATGAAGAAGATGGCGGAAAACCGCTCCCGTTGGATCTCCCTCGGCCACTCCGAATATACCGAGATTCCCTCCGAGAAAGACTTCTTCTCCGTCGTCAAGGCCAGCGAACGCGTCGTCTGCCACTTCTACCGCGAAAACTGGCCCTGTAAG GTTATGGACAAACATTTAAATTTGTTAGCTAAGCAGCATATCGAGACTCGGTTTTTGAAAATCAACGCTGAGAAAAGTCCGTTTCTGGCTGAGAAGCTCAAGATCATTGTTCTTCCAACTCTTGCCCTCATAAAGAATGCCAAAGTCGATGATTATGTG GTTGGGTTTGATGAACTTGGTGGGACTGACGAGTTTAGCACAGAGGAGCTAAACTCGTCATTTAAAAGGTTTTATGATGACATGAACATAAATTga
- the LOC108325508 gene encoding peamaclein yields MASQSKMKLLFATLLLSSLLLSSSFLETAMAYEESSYCSSKCTDRCSAAGVKDRCLKYCGICCSECKCVPSGTYGNKHECPCYRDKLNKKGKPKCP; encoded by the exons ATGGCATCACAAAGCAAAATGAAACTTCTCTTTGCCACCCTACtgctttcttctcttcttctaagCTCCTCTTTCTTGGAGACAGCCATGGCCTACGAAGAATCAT CTTATTGCAGCAGCAAGTGTACGGATAGGTGTTCTGCCGCAGGGGTTAAGGATAGATGTCTCAAGTACTGTGGAATATGTTGTTCGGAGTGCAAATGCGTTCCTTCTGGAACCTATGGGAACAAGCATGAGTGCCCTTGCTACAGGGACAAGCTCAACAAGAAGGGGAAGCCCAAATGCCCTTGA
- the LOC108324795 gene encoding pumilio homolog 9 gives MAQTNEYHPISFMQMGSSSSSSPRFLQDSSQVETLASRMGSLNLSNLNTFHGYQTNQYHEASLQRVRNIESANATVPTRRHHRLPHATGGISGPPSGEELAWPHSHYTLETLRGGWFSMAKDPRGSRVVQQKIDEGTPHENFQMVKELEYHLHELIKHPYGSFVILKLFQSRNISVIQKNTFISLITADQPKLRDLCIHDLGGRVLQQILEVEDVLIAIDRITHAMSGVTVALMKNYNGGYVILQCLKAILDVVAQNCRDIAVNKNGCCNIQKIIHHDDVPAFYALIENLISNAEDLAKDQYGNYVLQFLVKKKMLEVNAMLVSELRYKFVGLSIDKYASNVVEDLLHYSRTESAALIVEEIMESPNFLQVVQHQYGNYVVQRALQYTKVGFRLQGFLHESLCAIILSNHERLSSCLHGKMVLHVAQKSRRVRG, from the exons ATGGCACAAACAAACGAATATCATCCCATTTCCTTCATGCAGATGGGaagctcttcttcttcttcaccaagaTTTCTGCAAGATTCTTCTCAAGTGGAAACCCTTGCGTCTCGAATGGGATCACTCAACTTGTCCAATCTTAATACTTTCCATGGTTATCAGACCAACCAATACCATGAAGCTTCTTTGCAGCGCGTGAGGAATATCGAGTCTGCCAACGCCACGGTTCCCACGCGCCGTCACCATCGTCTTCCTCATGCTACTGGAGGTATTTCGGGCCCACCAAGCGGTGAAGAATTGGCTTGGCCACACTCACATTATACTCTTGAAACTCTTCGGGGAGGTTGGTTTTCAATGGCAAAAGATCCACGTGGGTCTCGTGTAGTTCAGCAGAAGATCGACGAGGGCACACCCCATGAAAACTTCCAAATGGTGAAAGAACTCGAGTATCATTTGCACGAGTTAATAAAACACCCTTATGGAAGCTTCGTGATTCTGAAGCTTTTTCAATCAAGAAATATCAGCGTTATCCAAAAGAACACTTTTATCTCCTTGATTACCGCTGACCAGCCAAAGCTGAGAGATTTGTGCATCCATGATCTGGG AGGTCGGGTTCTTCAGCAGATTCTTGAGGTTGAAGATGTTCTGATCGCGATAGATCGAATTACACATGCTATGAGCGGTGTCACTGTTGCacttatgaaaaattataatggTGGTTATGTTATTCTACAGTGCCTGAAG GCTATTTTGGATGTTGTAGCGCAGAACTGTCGTGATATTGCAGTAAATAAAAACGGATGCTGCaatattcaaaaaattatcCATCACGATGATGTTCCAGCCTTCTATGCTCTGATCGAGAATCTAATCTCAAACGCTGAGGACTTGGCAAAAGATCAATACGG AAATTATGTGCTGCAGTTTTTGGTCAAAAAGAAGATGTTGGAAGTGAATGCAATGTTGGTATCAGAACTTCGCTATAAATTTGTTGGTTTATCTATAGACAAGTATGCCAGCAACGTAGTGGAAGACCTTTTACACTATTCGAGAACTGAGAGTGCTGCTCTTATAGTGGAGGAGATCATGGAGAGCCCAAACTTTCTTCAAGTTGTTCAGCATCAATACGGGAATTACGTTGTTCAGAGAGCTTTGCAATACACTAAG GTTGGGTTTCGATTGCAGGGCTTTTTGCATGAAAGTCTTTGTGCCATCATTTTATCTAATCACGAGAGACTGAGTAGCTGTCTCCATGGAAAAATGGTTCTACATGTTGCCCAAAAGAGCAGAAGGGTGAGAGGATAG
- the LOC108325089 gene encoding thioredoxin domain-containing protein 9 homolog isoform X1, translating to MEKGKIEEVIEQQVLTVARAVEDKIDDEIAALERLDTDDIEALRERRLQQMKKMAENRSRWISLGHSEYTEIPSEKDFFSVVKASERVVCHFYRENWPCKVMDKHLNLLAKQHIETRFLKINAEKSPFLAEKLKIIVLPTLALIKNAKVDDYVVGFDELGGTDEFSTEELEERLAKAQVISYEAESSFHQARSSAKTTRSVRQSSRADSSDSE from the exons ATGGAGAAGGGTAAGATCGAAGAGGTAATTGAGCAGCAAGTCCTCACGGTGGCGCGCGCCGTCGAGGACAAGATCGACGACGAGATCGCCGCCCTCGAGCGCCTCGACACCGACGACATCGAGGCTCTCCGTGAGCGCCGTCTACAGCAGATGAAGAAGATGGCGGAAAACCGCTCCCGTTGGATCTCCCTCGGCCACTCCGAATATACCGAGATTCCCTCCGAGAAAGACTTCTTCTCCGTCGTCAAGGCCAGCGAACGCGTCGTCTGCCACTTCTACCGCGAAAACTGGCCCTGTAAG GTTATGGACAAACATTTAAATTTGTTAGCTAAGCAGCATATCGAGACTCGGTTTTTGAAAATCAACGCTGAGAAAAGTCCGTTTCTGGCTGAGAAGCTCAAGATCATTGTTCTTCCAACTCTTGCCCTCATAAAGAATGCCAAAGTCGATGATTATGTG GTTGGGTTTGATGAACTTGGTGGGACTGACGAGTTTAGCACAGAGGAGCTAGAAGAAAGATTGGCTAAAGCTCAAGTAATTTCTTATGAGGCTGAATCATCATTCCATCAAGCAAGGTCCAGTGCCAAAACCACAAGAAGTGTTCGGCAGAGCTCAAGAGCAGACTCCTCAGATTCTGAGTAA